The proteins below are encoded in one region of Bacteroidota bacterium:
- a CDS encoding 2-phosphosulfolactate phosphatase produces MIRVRVYFSPSHIDELLLRDKTVVVIDVLRASTTITYAMAAGAREIIPVASVDQAMKIVGNLFSTSTILCGERGGKRIEGFKLGNSPAEYTKEAVEGKSLILTTTNGAVALTRSKYARHCYVAGFVNLSASVNALLALPDIEETGLTIVCSGREDDFSLEDATCAGMLVDHLSKQREIELTDSARTVLSIAKEYGRDILGTLQQSDHGKYLTSIGFADDIVTSSQVDSVPIVPVMEQTVIKKKI; encoded by the coding sequence ATGATACGAGTCAGAGTATATTTCAGCCCATCGCATATCGACGAATTATTGCTTCGCGATAAGACCGTCGTCGTCATCGACGTGCTTCGCGCATCGACGACCATCACGTATGCGATGGCTGCCGGTGCGCGCGAGATCATTCCGGTCGCGTCGGTCGATCAGGCAATGAAGATCGTCGGGAATCTCTTCAGTACGTCCACCATCCTCTGTGGCGAACGAGGGGGGAAGCGCATCGAAGGGTTCAAGCTCGGTAACTCGCCCGCGGAGTACACGAAGGAGGCGGTCGAAGGAAAGTCGTTGATCCTCACGACGACGAACGGCGCTGTCGCGCTCACCCGCTCGAAGTATGCTCGTCATTGCTACGTCGCAGGTTTTGTGAACCTCAGTGCGTCGGTTAATGCGCTGCTCGCGCTGCCAGATATTGAAGAGACCGGCCTGACGATCGTCTGCAGCGGCCGCGAAGACGATTTCTCGCTCGAAGATGCCACTTGCGCCGGTATGCTCGTGGATCATCTTTCCAAGCAACGTGAGATCGAACTCACCGACAGCGCACGCACGGTACTGTCGATTGCAAAAGAATACGGCCGCGATATTCTCGGCACCCTGCAGCAGAGCGACCACGGGAAGTACCTCACCTCCATCGGATTTGCCGACGATATCGTCACCTCCAGCCAAGTTGATAGCGTCCCGATCGTCCCGGTCATGGAACAGACTGTCATTAAAAAGAAGATCTAA
- a CDS encoding PD40 domain-containing protein, producing MPHWYHRSIAYAVIAQIVLLLSLSRELRAQVSTDTPDTSKAYNLGRAVNSSRDESFPYIATGNTILYFTSRRLTNSDLQTDRCYFSTRNTDSTGGEWSAPKLLEAFHSALSASGSICFDASGRVYFASAERNPERNYVSIYEGRFDSAGELQIRDLGAPVNGHSWNSQMSVTSDGNTMYFASDRTSPDGARSGMRIPHIWVTHRTSESTWSTPTMLGEHVNRTNYTATPWISPNGKVLLFASQGNTVLRTLRIYYCKKVGPGDDDWSERIALPAPINAENNSLCPMVAADGHTIYFASDRSGGYGGLDLYKTQLPKRVLDDIGTAFAR from the coding sequence ATGCCCCATTGGTATCATCGTAGCATTGCGTATGCCGTCATCGCACAGATCGTTCTTCTGCTTTCTCTTTCACGTGAACTACGTGCCCAAGTGAGTACGGATACTCCCGATACATCGAAGGCCTATAATCTCGGGCGCGCGGTCAATTCTTCCCGTGATGAATCCTTCCCGTATATCGCAACAGGGAATACGATTTTATACTTTACCTCGCGACGATTGACGAACAGTGATCTCCAGACCGACCGATGCTATTTTTCGACGCGCAATACCGATAGCACGGGCGGAGAATGGAGCGCACCGAAGCTGTTGGAGGCATTCCATTCTGCGCTCTCCGCGAGCGGATCGATCTGTTTCGACGCAAGCGGTCGTGTGTACTTCGCCTCGGCCGAGCGTAACCCCGAACGAAATTATGTTTCGATCTACGAAGGACGATTCGACAGCGCCGGAGAATTACAGATCCGTGACTTGGGCGCACCGGTGAACGGTCATTCATGGAATTCCCAAATGAGCGTCACGAGTGACGGGAATACGATGTATTTCGCATCGGATCGTACTTCCCCCGATGGCGCAAGAAGTGGGATGCGTATTCCGCACATCTGGGTCACACACAGAACCTCCGAATCAACGTGGTCAACGCCAACGATGCTCGGCGAGCATGTCAACCGAACCAATTATACTGCTACCCCGTGGATCTCACCAAACGGGAAAGTACTTTTGTTCGCATCCCAGGGAAATACCGTTCTTCGAACCCTCAGGATATATTACTGCAAGAAGGTCGGCCCGGGAGACGACGACTGGTCCGAGCGAATTGCCCTTCCTGCCCCGATCAATGCAGAGAATAATTCGCTCTGTCCAATGGTCGCGGCAGACGGGCATACGATCTATTTCGCATCCGACCGGAGCGGAGGATACGGCGGTTTGGATTTATACAAAACCCAACTACCGAAGCGGGTGCTCGACGACATCGGCACGGCATTCGCCCGATGA
- a CDS encoding GMC family oxidoreductase, translating to MISIFNFRGYTGPDPLDSISGGKRLTLGFVTSFVIALVFNYIQSGPIPIIHFREDYITILGSVAMAVVMGPLLVSLRKSSSLVFYLVVVTIGFSMDMYFQANVRDTGGVAPWMYNDGNFISNISIYPLRFFVAWSFDGLILGAFTLFVIRLAATVIWRQKSTDPTMEQKQNLFPDEWTNETVAKPVHDIEYWVLRLLALGYFIYVMLLVVGFLGISPWPASVKGLLVMAFDNPALLINTFSKIMVMVLCGWIGAYNKQVRWYSTLVMLIAHLVSTAGSLGFYFFAPATLAYHDFLLTSAIVDGVMVAIFTWILLRNKASRDYYRVKMPDVYSVPLTLTKYFFYTLAVVMFGFIAIALYARLCLDGESGIGAVFGSLDAMLCNTFTMCAAMGTLAIMMARFEQLRDSLMGTLLFAYSLTVITTIPWLIFGTPLILTRSGAHVAVPSYYVMHFVLDGLCAVLIVVFRKMTYNIDYVITAMNPSSARNVESLAESFFKADAQDQTSVLQLIDKYIAGIRGRKRGLLNFPFWIVEHIFPTVYMFHPTFSAMAPDEQRYFLRKYLMRTPREREQAFVPELAELSAQIGLASYSLVANAYYSLPNNRAAIGYIPTEARAAIQGELRTELPPTTGVAPLPVDHTDPANFKPDTPAGTKLTAPRVVTRTDEPRIPDEVDYIVLGSGAGGATCAYRLASSGATDPSQILLVERGNRYSPLQDMNDNEMEMLQKLYKEGGLQLTKKFDMMILQGEAVGGTTVINNAVCLQMPPEMRTEWQNTYGIDISNLDAEYAQTAKELDIHLLSEDQGINKKVRERFKMSVDNYNATHDVKLLDDKGNPVLEELTVNYRNDLGDGFWNMGNKYMRKRSMLDTYIPWAEGRGMKTVSNTTAVQLYQTNGRVDRVLLRMNTGTLKVVKVRKAVVLAGGVISSSHILMQSNIKKNVGQRVACNFAFPATIAFNEMLDAWDGTQITLGIRGPNASAMFETYFNPPASFALALPFQFDRRERTMNDYRKLVNYGALVGSEPRGVIQEKADLLTGRPIDWSLGDQDVVKVKYALKTLVELAAASGAKNIVLPTRPGIDLDLTKPNIERFSDALDDYPLRMADVFFATAHPQGGNMMAGDSSPLKSQRVVNGAFQVDGLSNVYVADASLFPTGITVNPQWTILAMSSLAAKSILAHHA from the coding sequence ATGATCTCCATTTTCAACTTCCGTGGCTACACGGGCCCCGATCCGCTCGACTCGATCTCGGGTGGAAAGCGGCTAACGCTTGGCTTTGTCACCAGTTTCGTGATCGCGCTCGTATTCAATTACATTCAAAGCGGGCCGATCCCGATCATCCACTTCCGGGAGGACTACATCACCATCCTCGGCTCTGTCGCAATGGCAGTCGTGATGGGGCCGCTACTGGTGAGTTTGCGCAAGTCGTCGAGCCTTGTGTTCTATCTCGTCGTCGTGACGATCGGGTTCTCGATGGATATGTATTTCCAGGCGAATGTCCGCGATACCGGCGGCGTCGCACCGTGGATGTATAACGACGGTAATTTCATCTCGAATATCTCGATCTATCCGTTGCGCTTTTTCGTGGCATGGTCGTTCGATGGGCTCATCCTCGGGGCGTTCACGCTCTTTGTGATCCGCCTCGCAGCAACCGTCATCTGGCGACAAAAGAGCACCGACCCGACCATGGAGCAGAAACAAAATCTCTTTCCGGACGAGTGGACGAACGAGACGGTCGCCAAGCCGGTACACGATATCGAGTATTGGGTATTGCGCTTGCTCGCGCTTGGGTACTTTATCTATGTGATGCTGCTCGTCGTCGGCTTCCTCGGTATCTCGCCCTGGCCGGCAAGTGTGAAGGGGCTGTTGGTCATGGCATTCGACAATCCTGCGCTGCTGATCAACACGTTCAGCAAGATCATGGTAATGGTCTTGTGCGGGTGGATCGGGGCATATAACAAGCAGGTTCGCTGGTACTCGACGCTCGTGATGCTTATTGCCCACCTCGTCTCGACAGCCGGCTCGCTCGGTTTCTACTTCTTCGCGCCTGCGACACTTGCATATCATGACTTTTTGCTGACTTCGGCGATTGTCGACGGCGTGATGGTTGCGATCTTTACCTGGATACTCCTGCGTAACAAAGCTAGCCGGGATTATTACCGCGTGAAGATGCCCGATGTGTATTCGGTGCCGCTGACCCTGACAAAATATTTCTTCTATACCCTCGCTGTCGTGATGTTCGGCTTCATCGCGATTGCGCTGTATGCGCGATTGTGCCTCGATGGCGAGTCGGGGATCGGTGCAGTGTTCGGTTCGCTGGATGCGATGCTCTGCAATACGTTCACGATGTGTGCAGCCATGGGGACGCTTGCAATCATGATGGCGCGGTTCGAACAGTTACGCGATAGTCTGATGGGCACACTACTGTTCGCATATTCGCTCACCGTCATTACGACGATCCCGTGGCTCATCTTCGGCACACCGCTGATCCTTACTCGCAGCGGTGCGCATGTGGCGGTGCCTTCGTACTACGTGATGCACTTCGTGCTCGATGGCCTTTGTGCAGTGCTGATCGTCGTCTTCCGAAAGATGACCTATAATATCGACTACGTGATCACGGCGATGAATCCGTCGAGTGCGCGCAATGTCGAAAGTCTGGCAGAGTCGTTTTTCAAAGCCGATGCACAGGACCAGACGAGCGTCTTGCAACTGATCGACAAATACATCGCCGGCATTCGCGGCCGCAAGCGCGGTTTGCTGAATTTTCCGTTCTGGATTGTCGAGCATATCTTCCCGACAGTCTACATGTTTCATCCGACGTTCTCGGCAATGGCGCCCGACGAGCAGCGGTACTTCTTGCGGAAATATCTGATGCGCACACCGCGCGAGCGCGAACAAGCATTCGTGCCGGAGCTTGCCGAGCTATCGGCACAGATCGGGCTTGCATCGTATTCGCTTGTCGCGAATGCGTACTACTCGCTGCCGAACAATCGTGCGGCGATCGGCTATATCCCGACCGAAGCGCGCGCCGCGATCCAGGGCGAGCTCCGAACAGAATTGCCGCCGACGACAGGTGTGGCACCGCTGCCCGTCGATCATACCGACCCCGCCAATTTCAAACCCGATACACCCGCCGGTACGAAGCTGACGGCTCCGCGCGTGGTGACGCGAACCGACGAACCGCGCATCCCGGACGAAGTCGATTACATCGTCCTCGGTTCTGGCGCCGGCGGGGCAACGTGTGCATATCGTCTTGCAAGTTCGGGTGCGACCGATCCGTCGCAGATTCTTCTCGTCGAACGCGGAAATCGCTACTCGCCGCTGCAGGATATGAACGACAACGAGATGGAGATGCTGCAGAAGCTCTACAAGGAAGGTGGCCTGCAATTGACGAAGAAGTTCGACATGATGATTCTGCAAGGCGAAGCGGTCGGCGGAACAACCGTGATCAATAATGCGGTCTGCCTGCAGATGCCGCCCGAGATGCGCACTGAATGGCAGAATACCTATGGGATCGATATCAGCAACCTCGACGCAGAGTATGCGCAAACGGCGAAGGAGCTGGATATTCATTTACTTTCGGAGGACCAGGGCATCAACAAAAAAGTCCGTGAGCGCTTCAAGATGAGCGTCGATAATTATAATGCGACACACGATGTAAAGCTGCTCGACGATAAAGGTAATCCTGTACTCGAAGAGTTGACGGTGAACTACCGCAACGATCTCGGCGACGGATTCTGGAACATGGGAAACAAGTACATGCGCAAGCGTTCAATGCTCGATACGTACATCCCGTGGGCAGAAGGACGAGGAATGAAGACGGTATCGAACACGACGGCAGTTCAACTCTACCAAACGAACGGCCGCGTCGATCGCGTGCTGTTGCGTATGAATACCGGCACGTTAAAAGTCGTGAAAGTTCGCAAAGCAGTTGTGCTTGCGGGCGGTGTGATCAGTTCGAGCCACATTCTGATGCAGAGCAATATCAAGAAAAACGTCGGTCAGCGTGTCGCATGCAACTTCGCATTCCCTGCAACGATCGCGTTCAACGAGATGCTCGATGCATGGGACGGTACGCAGATCACGCTCGGCATTCGCGGGCCGAATGCGTCGGCGATGTTCGAGACGTACTTCAATCCGCCGGCGTCGTTCGCACTGGCGCTCCCATTTCAATTCGATCGCCGCGAGCGGACGATGAACGACTATCGCAAGCTCGTCAACTACGGTGCGCTTGTCGGTTCGGAGCCGCGCGGCGTCATTCAGGAGAAGGCCGATCTGCTGACCGGTCGCCCGATCGACTGGTCGCTCGGCGATCAGGATGTCGTGAAGGTAAAGTATGCGCTCAAGACCCTCGTCGAACTCGCTGCCGCTTCGGGAGCAAAGAATATCGTTCTGCCGACACGGCCGGGTATCGACCTCGACCTCACGAAGCCGAACATCGAACGCTTCTCGGATGCGCTCGACGATTATCCGCTTCGCATGGCCGATGTCTTCTTCGCCACTGCACATCCGCAAGGCGGCAATATGATGGCGGGTGATTCGTCGCCGCTGAAGTCGCAGCGTGTGGTTAATGGCGCATTTCAAGTCGACGGATTGTCGAACGTCTATGTCGCCGATGCCTCGCTCTTTCCGACGGGGATCACCGTCAATCCGCAGTGGACCATCCTTGCGATGAGCTCGCTTGCGGCCAAGTCAATCCTTGCACATCACGCATAA
- a CDS encoding haloacid dehalogenase type II has protein sequence MKRREFLVLTQSAALGLLASSAMADTRTSGRFKAVAFDAFPILDPRPVFETVEKLFPGKGAALSNVWKARQFEYMWLRSLEGQYADFETVTADALVFAAKATGVELTTDAKTTLPNAYFNLKAFPDVAPALARMKELGLTICFLSNATERILRSGLKNSGLTTMFDAVISTDTVKAYKPEPRAYQLGVDVLKLRKDQILFVAFAGWDAAGAKAFGYPTYWLNRLGSPAEELGPGADATGRTMGDLVRFIESSR, from the coding sequence ATGAAACGACGTGAATTTCTTGTGCTTACTCAGAGCGCCGCGCTTGGTCTGCTTGCCTCGTCTGCAATGGCCGACACTCGGACATCCGGACGATTCAAGGCTGTTGCATTCGATGCCTTTCCTATTCTGGATCCGCGTCCCGTCTTCGAGACCGTGGAAAAACTCTTTCCCGGTAAAGGCGCAGCCCTGAGCAATGTATGGAAAGCCCGGCAGTTCGAGTACATGTGGCTTAGATCGTTGGAAGGGCAGTATGCCGATTTTGAAACGGTCACGGCCGACGCGCTTGTCTTTGCCGCTAAAGCAACCGGAGTCGAACTCACGACTGATGCGAAGACAACACTCCCGAACGCATATTTCAACCTCAAGGCATTTCCCGACGTTGCCCCGGCATTGGCACGGATGAAAGAACTCGGACTCACGATCTGCTTTCTCTCGAACGCGACCGAACGGATCCTTCGCTCCGGGTTGAAGAATTCCGGACTGACAACGATGTTCGACGCCGTGATCAGCACCGATACAGTGAAGGCATACAAACCCGAACCACGTGCGTACCAACTCGGGGTCGATGTGTTGAAGCTCCGCAAAGACCAGATCCTGTTTGTCGCATTTGCCGGGTGGGATGCCGCAGGTGCGAAAGCGTTCGGATATCCGACGTACTGGTTGAACCGCCTCGGTTCGCCAGCCGAAGAGCTCGGCCCGGGAGCCGATGCGACCGGCCGTACGATGGGCGATCTTGTCCGATTCATAGAATCCTCACGATAG
- a CDS encoding ester cyclase has protein sequence MDLIALAKAHIEAENIHSLEATMATIGPDGAYYKIYANNEAFTSRDAISTFYHDTMAGVPDMKVEIEHMIKDEESRHVFLQYKFVGTHLGDFSGLPPTGKTLTYQGAILYQFDENGKLIKEVNYFDKTEILASIGVIRDTNTKLGQFLLMFPQSPIYTLRAAIASLFKKKK, from the coding sequence ATGGATCTTATCGCACTTGCAAAAGCTCATATCGAGGCAGAGAACATTCATAGCCTCGAAGCGACGATGGCAACCATCGGACCCGACGGCGCATATTATAAAATATATGCCAACAACGAGGCCTTCACTTCGCGCGACGCGATCAGCACGTTCTATCACGATACGATGGCCGGTGTGCCGGATATGAAGGTCGAGATCGAACACATGATCAAAGACGAGGAGTCGCGTCACGTCTTCCTGCAATACAAGTTCGTCGGCACACATCTCGGAGATTTCTCCGGGCTGCCGCCGACGGGGAAGACCCTGACCTATCAAGGAGCCATCTTATATCAGTTCGACGAAAACGGGAAGCTGATCAAGGAGGTGAATTACTTCGACAAGACGGAGATCCTTGCCTCGATCGGTGTCATCCGCGATACGAACACCAAGCTGGGGCAATTCCTGCTGATGTTTCCGCAAAGCCCGATCTATACGTTGCGGGCAGCGATCGCAAGTCTGTTTAAGAAGAAGAAATGA
- a CDS encoding YIP1 family protein: MALIDRTKNMLLSPKTEWAVVASEEADPMKVFMGYAVPWIIIDAICAFVGHAFIWGAGHYGPLAVSWGMYFALMAVVTQLISMWLTAMVVNALAPSFGSQKDMGRAMQTIVYGSTASFVGGVLAILPFIGWVGSLFGLYGIYLIYLGLSHTMKTPQDKVVVYMVVSVVALIVLWMIIGGLLASVFMGMFGLSVLSGTRMMGM, encoded by the coding sequence ATGGCATTGATCGATCGTACAAAGAATATGCTCTTGTCGCCGAAGACGGAGTGGGCTGTCGTCGCAAGCGAAGAAGCGGATCCGATGAAAGTATTTATGGGCTACGCCGTCCCATGGATCATCATCGATGCGATCTGTGCATTCGTCGGCCATGCATTCATTTGGGGGGCCGGTCATTATGGTCCGTTGGCCGTAAGCTGGGGGATGTACTTTGCACTCATGGCAGTCGTCACGCAGTTGATCTCGATGTGGCTCACGGCAATGGTCGTCAATGCCCTCGCGCCGAGTTTCGGATCCCAGAAGGATATGGGACGAGCAATGCAGACGATTGTCTATGGCAGTACGGCGTCGTTTGTCGGCGGAGTGTTGGCGATATTACCGTTTATCGGATGGGTCGGTTCTCTCTTTGGCCTCTACGGCATTTATCTCATCTATTTGGGGCTGTCTCATACGATGAAGACCCCGCAGGATAAGGTCGTAGTGTATATGGTCGTCTCTGTGGTTGCGTTGATCGTCCTCTGGATGATCATCGGCGGATTGCTGGCGTCTGTATTCATGGGAATGTTCGGTTTGAGTGTTCTCTCGGGGACGAGAATGATGGGAATGTAG
- a CDS encoding type II toxin-antitoxin system HicB family antitoxin, translating to MILTTYIEQDPETKLYIGIVPGIPGVHSQGETLDELKRNMQEVLELCYAEQPELFKDAPVFVGIQQLELAA from the coding sequence ATGATTCTAACGACATACATCGAGCAGGATCCGGAGACGAAGCTCTACATCGGCATCGTTCCGGGCATCCCCGGTGTCCACTCTCAGGGCGAGACCCTCGACGAACTGAAGCGGAACATGCAGGAAGTCCTTGAGCTCTGCTATGCGGAACAGCCGGAGTTGTTCAAAGACGCACCGGTCTTCGTCGGAATTCAACAGCTTGAACTTGCGGCATGA
- a CDS encoding choice-of-anchor D domain-containing protein, which yields MHLKGTYGSEGEETPFDTTLILSSTVIPVAPELTAKYNRLTFDTLSTCGQTQDTTVTLTNKGCDTLRIISGPNGLRPEFSLVGSLKLPIVLPPDSSVTVTFRFTPSGTGYFNCTPSFVDSQQTLKQTLTLTLEGNGVKEGGVFAYSPQVFSFKSLSICAHDSASGWMTNVGCADMTFDSSRYFGDIDFTSALSTQRLALLHPGDTTFYHVYLNPARKGKRTGYLVLTSTDVKGTHTDSVAISTTVTDGTRILSSADHSLDFGTTTLCASPDSVVTLQNSGCDTLHVTGYKLNGNGFSVSATDTLVILPGQSVQVPVQTFLDTTGGVLTNYDTLSFITDADNTIAPVYLARSYSLPKRYSFHMISTGAPSGTSGDLVRFALVSDQAQLAGVQTIDYDLTLNTDLLELTNTSGPNTVKVVGNHFTITGNPNIQIASDGSVAQFEYQVYLTTDSASNLTATNFHLNNADPKFEACVASASTRDTAFEYLYRCGNRELQQYMRTGVVRITSIRPNPSSGAVTLSVQAVTSDAAEIELVNALGAVVKTSAQILRAGANEIELPTESLANGVYYVRVRSGGSVVGASVVIER from the coding sequence TTGCATCTTAAAGGAACATACGGGAGTGAAGGTGAGGAGACACCGTTTGACACGACATTAATCTTAAGTAGTACTGTTATACCAGTAGCTCCTGAACTTACTGCCAAATACAATAGGCTCACGTTCGACACCCTCTCCACGTGCGGTCAGACGCAAGACACGACCGTTACACTCACGAACAAAGGTTGCGATACGCTGCGGATCATCTCCGGTCCGAACGGACTGCGCCCCGAGTTCTCGCTTGTCGGCTCGCTGAAGCTGCCGATCGTCTTGCCGCCCGATAGCTCGGTGACTGTCACCTTCCGCTTCACACCGTCCGGCACAGGGTACTTCAACTGCACGCCGTCGTTCGTTGACTCGCAACAGACGCTCAAGCAAACGCTCACGCTGACGCTCGAAGGCAATGGCGTCAAAGAAGGCGGCGTCTTTGCCTACTCACCGCAAGTCTTCTCGTTCAAGTCGCTGAGCATCTGTGCGCATGATTCTGCCAGCGGCTGGATGACGAACGTCGGCTGCGCTGACATGACGTTCGACAGCTCTCGCTACTTCGGTGATATTGATTTCACCTCAGCACTGAGCACTCAGCGCTTAGCACTGCTCCATCCCGGAGATACGACATTCTACCACGTCTATCTCAACCCTGCGCGCAAAGGCAAGCGAACGGGGTATCTCGTCCTCACGAGTACGGACGTGAAAGGCACCCACACCGACTCCGTCGCGATCAGCACGACCGTTACCGATGGGACGCGCATTCTTTCCTCAGCGGATCATTCGCTGGATTTCGGAACCACGACGCTCTGCGCTTCTCCGGACTCGGTGGTGACCTTGCAGAATTCCGGCTGCGATACACTGCATGTGACCGGGTACAAGCTAAACGGCAACGGATTCTCCGTGTCGGCGACCGACACGCTGGTGATCCTGCCGGGACAGAGTGTTCAAGTGCCGGTACAGACCTTCCTCGACACGACCGGCGGCGTACTGACGAACTACGATACGCTGTCGTTCATCACCGATGCCGATAACACGATCGCACCCGTGTACCTCGCTCGAAGCTACTCCCTACCGAAGCGATACAGCTTCCACATGATAAGCACGGGTGCTCCGAGTGGCACGTCGGGCGACTTGGTCCGCTTTGCACTTGTCAGCGATCAGGCGCAGCTTGCTGGCGTGCAGACGATCGACTATGACCTCACTCTCAACACCGACCTGCTTGAACTGACGAACACCTCGGGGCCGAACACCGTGAAGGTCGTTGGTAACCATTTCACGATCACGGGCAACCCGAACATCCAGATCGCAAGCGACGGCAGTGTTGCACAGTTCGAGTATCAAGTCTATCTGACGACAGACTCTGCCTCGAATCTCACGGCGACGAACTTCCACTTGAACAACGCCGATCCGAAGTTCGAAGCCTGCGTGGCAAGCGCGAGTACTCGCGACACGGCGTTCGAGTATCTCTATCGCTGTGGCAATCGTGAGTTGCAACAGTACATGCGAACGGGAGTAGTGCGGATCACGAGCATCCGTCCGAATCCGTCATCGGGTGCGGTGACGCTCTCGGTGCAGGCTGTGACGAGCGACGCGGCGGAGATCGAGCTCGTCAATGCCCTCGGCGCAGTCGTGAAGACGAGCGCGCAGATTCTGCGTGCAGGTGCGAACGAGATCGAACTCCCGACCGAATCGTTGGCGAACGGGGTGTACTATGTCCGCGTGAGGTCGGGCGGCAGCGTTGTAGGTGCGAGCGTGGTGATTGAGCGGTAG
- a CDS encoding SRPBCC family protein: protein MPRITLQTLIAAPLERCFDLSLSVDLHQLSTSSTGEHIVAGVRAGVMNAGETVTWRAKHFGVWQNLTTLISETRRPTYFCDEMLKGAFRSMRHEHHFADQNGKCLMTDYFDFESPMGPLGKLFNALILTNYMTRFLEERNAVIKRVAESEEWKRILPQ from the coding sequence ATGCCGCGAATTACTCTGCAGACACTGATTGCGGCTCCGCTCGAGCGCTGCTTCGACCTCTCGCTGAGCGTCGACCTGCACCAACTCTCAACGTCGAGCACGGGCGAGCATATCGTCGCCGGCGTGCGCGCCGGCGTGATGAACGCAGGCGAGACCGTCACATGGCGCGCGAAACATTTCGGCGTCTGGCAGAACCTCACCACATTGATATCGGAGACCCGACGCCCAACCTATTTCTGCGATGAGATGCTCAAAGGTGCCTTCCGCTCCATGCGTCACGAACACCACTTCGCCGACCAGAACGGCAAGTGCCTCATGACCGACTATTTCGATTTCGAATCGCCGATGGGTCCGCTCGGCAAGCTCTTCAATGCACTCATTCTCACTAACTATATGACGCGCTTCCTCGAAGAGAGAAATGCGGTGATCAAACGAGTGGCGGAATCGGAGGAGTGGAAGCGGATACTGCCACAATAG
- a CDS encoding OsmC family peroxiredoxin, with amino-acid sequence MATAFTRTGNAKWNGAGKDGKGHVSTQTKTLDAAYNTAFRFGDENGTNPEELIAAAHAACFTMKLAFVLDSMSMTAEELNTSAALTIDKASGDWTITKIHLTTTAKIPGADAAKFQEAVATAKAGCPVSRVLNAEITAEGKLV; translated from the coding sequence ATGGCAACAGCATTTACACGTACCGGCAACGCAAAGTGGAATGGCGCTGGCAAGGATGGCAAGGGACATGTTTCGACCCAGACCAAGACGCTCGACGCAGCATATAACACTGCGTTCCGTTTTGGCGATGAGAATGGCACCAACCCGGAAGAGTTGATCGCCGCCGCACACGCAGCCTGCTTCACGATGAAGCTCGCCTTCGTGCTCGATTCGATGAGCATGACGGCCGAAGAACTCAATACGTCTGCCGCGCTGACGATTGACAAAGCATCGGGCGACTGGACGATTACCAAGATCCACCTCACGACGACGGCGAAGATCCCGGGTGCGGATGCCGCGAAGTTCCAGGAAGCCGTCGCAACCGCGAAGGCTGGCTGCCCGGTGTCGCGCGTACTCAACGCCGAGATCACGGCCGAAGGCAAACTCGTCTGA
- a CDS encoding type II toxin-antitoxin system HicA family toxin — protein MSRLPMLDYKTVERLLIHLGFVQTRQRGSHVFFRHPDGRTTTVPNHKGRDISRPLLREILREIELDIDGLENALKQL, from the coding sequence ATGAGCCGTCTGCCGATGCTCGACTACAAAACGGTCGAGCGCCTACTCATTCACCTCGGATTCGTCCAGACCCGCCAACGCGGCAGTCACGTTTTCTTCCGGCACCCTGATGGTCGGACTACGACCGTGCCAAATCACAAGGGCCGAGATATTTCACGTCCCCTCTTACGGGAAATTCTGCGCGAGATCGAACTCGACATTGACGGTTTGGAGAATGCGTTGAAGCAACTCTGA